A window of Corallococcus macrosporus DSM 14697 contains these coding sequences:
- a CDS encoding ABC transporter ATP-binding protein: protein MSTSTNPQPQAGAGPARDISDVVIRVEGLRKDYTMGSEVVRALRGVDLTIRRNEYVAVMGPSGSGKSTFMNLIGCLDVPSDGQYWLNGQPVAGMTENALARIRNRELGFVFQSFNLLPRASALDNVALPLIYARIPKKERRERAAAMLDKVGLGARKDHRPNELSGGQRQRVAIARALVTQPALLLADEPTGALDSRTGEEIMALFGELHGQGQTLMLVTHESDIAAHARRVLFLKDGVIERDERNRD from the coding sequence GTGAGCACGTCCACCAACCCCCAGCCGCAGGCGGGCGCGGGCCCGGCGCGGGACATCTCCGACGTGGTCATCCGCGTGGAGGGCCTGCGCAAGGACTACACGATGGGCTCCGAGGTGGTGCGCGCCCTGCGCGGCGTGGACCTCACCATCCGCCGCAACGAATACGTGGCCGTCATGGGCCCGTCCGGCTCCGGCAAGTCCACCTTCATGAACCTCATCGGCTGCCTGGACGTGCCCAGCGACGGGCAGTACTGGCTCAACGGCCAGCCGGTGGCGGGCATGACGGAGAACGCGCTGGCCCGCATCCGCAACCGCGAGCTGGGCTTCGTGTTCCAGAGCTTCAACCTGCTGCCCCGCGCCTCCGCGTTGGACAACGTGGCCCTGCCGCTCATCTACGCGCGCATCCCCAAGAAGGAGCGGCGCGAGCGCGCGGCGGCCATGCTGGACAAGGTGGGCCTGGGCGCGCGCAAGGACCACCGGCCCAACGAGCTGTCCGGTGGTCAGCGCCAGCGCGTGGCCATTGCCCGCGCGCTGGTGACGCAGCCGGCGCTGCTGCTGGCGGACGAGCCCACGGGCGCGCTGGACAGCCGCACGGGCGAGGAGATCATGGCGCTCTTCGGCGAGCTGCACGGCCAGGGGCAGACGCTGATGCTCGTCACCCACGAGTCGGACATCGCGGCGCATGCGCGGCGGGTGCTGTTCCTGAAGGACGGCGTCATCGAGCGGGACGAGCGGAATCGGGACTGA
- a CDS encoding efflux RND transporter periplasmic adaptor subunit, with protein sequence MSKTRKWIISGSAALLLGAGAYVTQRGEEPQTQERSAAVAVAERRDMEVVAESAGLVEPLRVVEVKSKASGEVLKVHFDTGDTVAKGTLLAEIEPRDVQNALAQAQADLDSARVRLNTTEAQRARMETLRKDGYVTQQEYETAVDASATARAAKVRAETNLQLARERSRDVTIIAPSPGTILERTIQPGVIIASATNNVSGGTALFKMADLSVMQVRAKVDETDVGQIKPGQTARVTMEAYPDRTFIGEVVKIEPQALVEQNVTLFPVLVRLENKNGLLRPGMNAEVAIEISRRRNAITVPNTAVVGVREARTAAAAVGVSEETMRAVMRPPGAPSQPAAPSGATTVSAVGEAGAGATAAVASGNGPGADAVPARGPESMGEGQGGAGAGRAGRRMREASQGTGDTRQGVVFVQGPTGPQPRRVTLGLSDWESTEVVSGLEEGEQVVLISVAKLQQQQQQRTERMRQMTGGVIPGASGRPRGPR encoded by the coding sequence GTGAGCAAGACCAGGAAGTGGATCATCTCCGGCAGCGCGGCGCTCCTGCTTGGCGCGGGGGCGTACGTCACCCAGCGCGGCGAGGAGCCCCAGACGCAGGAGCGCTCGGCCGCGGTGGCGGTGGCGGAGCGCCGGGATATGGAGGTGGTGGCGGAGTCCGCGGGCCTGGTGGAGCCGCTCCGGGTGGTGGAGGTGAAGTCCAAGGCCTCTGGCGAGGTGCTCAAGGTCCACTTCGACACGGGTGACACCGTGGCCAAGGGCACGCTGCTGGCGGAGATCGAGCCGCGCGACGTGCAGAACGCGCTGGCGCAGGCCCAGGCCGACCTGGACTCCGCGCGGGTGCGGCTGAACACCACGGAGGCCCAGCGCGCGCGCATGGAGACGCTGCGCAAGGACGGCTACGTGACGCAGCAGGAGTACGAGACGGCGGTGGACGCGTCCGCCACGGCGCGGGCGGCGAAGGTGCGCGCGGAGACGAACCTGCAGCTCGCGCGGGAGCGCAGCCGCGACGTCACCATCATCGCCCCCAGCCCTGGCACCATCCTGGAGCGGACCATCCAGCCGGGCGTCATCATCGCCTCCGCCACCAACAACGTGTCCGGCGGCACCGCGCTGTTCAAGATGGCGGACCTGTCGGTGATGCAGGTGCGCGCCAAGGTGGACGAGACGGACGTCGGGCAGATCAAGCCCGGCCAGACGGCACGCGTCACCATGGAGGCCTACCCGGACCGCACCTTCATCGGTGAGGTGGTGAAGATCGAACCGCAGGCGCTGGTGGAGCAGAACGTGACCCTCTTCCCGGTGCTGGTGCGCCTGGAGAACAAGAACGGCCTGCTGCGCCCGGGCATGAACGCGGAGGTGGCCATTGAAATCTCCCGCCGCCGCAACGCCATCACCGTGCCCAACACCGCGGTGGTGGGGGTGCGCGAGGCCCGGACCGCGGCCGCCGCGGTGGGCGTGTCCGAGGAGACGATGCGCGCGGTGATGCGGCCGCCGGGCGCGCCGAGCCAGCCGGCCGCGCCGTCCGGAGCGACGACGGTGTCCGCCGTGGGTGAAGCAGGCGCGGGCGCCACCGCCGCGGTGGCCAGCGGCAACGGGCCGGGCGCGGACGCGGTGCCCGCCCGGGGGCCGGAGTCCATGGGTGAAGGCCAGGGCGGCGCGGGCGCGGGCCGCGCGGGCCGCCGGATGCGCGAGGCCTCCCAGGGCACGGGGGACACGCGGCAGGGCGTCGTCTTCGTGCAGGGCCCCACGGGGCCGCAGCCCCGGCGCGTCACCCTGGGCCTGAGCGACTGGGAGAGCACGGAGGTGGTGAGCGGCCTGGAGGAAGGCGAGCAGGTGGTGCTCATCTCGGTGGCGAAGCTCCAGCAGCAGCAGCAGCAGCGCACCGAGCGGATGCGCCAGATGACGGGCGGCGTGATTCCCGGCGCGAGCGGCCGCCCGCGGGGCCCGCGCTAG
- a CDS encoding ABC transporter permease, with the protein MGEIIRVAFDAVLANKLRSLLTMLGIVIGIAAVITMVALGEGAQRSVAQRLQGLGTNVLTVRPGQSFTGGMIRAQASMTIDDAEALRENPRHIQAVAPEIESRFQVEYGAKNANLSVVGTWPDYFKVNQGQVTDGRLFTDAEDKGRRRVVVLGALAGAQLGLTDTAALVGESIRIRGIPFQVIGVLAEKGAQGFNNPDESLYIPLSTAQFRVMGSDRIRSIAVQAVSDTSMDDAMAEIDQKLRREHRLRPEQPADFNIRDQASLLSTMQETTQTFSLLLAGIAAISLLVGGIGIMNIMLVSVTERTREIGLRKALGATGMDIMLQFLVESLVLCLAGGTLGLLLGMGGAAMLQRMAGWTVVVAPEAIIVAIAFSATVGVFFGIWPARRAASLAPIESLRYE; encoded by the coding sequence ATGGGTGAAATCATCCGGGTCGCATTCGATGCGGTCCTCGCCAACAAGCTGCGCTCGCTGCTGACCATGCTGGGCATCGTCATCGGCATCGCGGCGGTCATCACCATGGTCGCGCTGGGTGAAGGCGCGCAGCGCTCGGTGGCGCAGCGGCTCCAGGGGCTGGGCACCAACGTCCTCACGGTGCGCCCGGGCCAGTCCTTCACTGGCGGCATGATTCGCGCCCAGGCGTCGATGACCATCGACGACGCGGAGGCCCTGCGGGAGAACCCGCGCCACATCCAGGCCGTGGCGCCGGAGATCGAGTCGCGCTTCCAGGTGGAGTACGGCGCGAAGAACGCGAACCTGTCCGTGGTGGGCACCTGGCCGGACTACTTCAAGGTCAACCAGGGGCAGGTCACCGACGGGCGGCTCTTCACGGACGCGGAGGACAAGGGCCGCCGCCGGGTGGTGGTGCTGGGCGCGCTGGCGGGGGCCCAGTTGGGCCTGACGGACACCGCGGCGCTGGTGGGCGAGTCCATCCGCATCCGCGGCATCCCGTTCCAGGTCATCGGGGTGCTGGCGGAGAAAGGCGCCCAGGGCTTCAACAACCCGGACGAGAGCCTCTACATCCCCCTGTCCACCGCGCAGTTCCGCGTCATGGGCAGCGACCGCATCCGCTCCATCGCCGTGCAGGCCGTGAGCGACACGTCCATGGACGACGCGATGGCGGAGATCGACCAGAAGCTCCGGCGCGAGCACCGGCTGCGGCCGGAGCAGCCCGCGGACTTCAACATCCGCGACCAGGCCTCGCTGCTCAGCACCATGCAGGAGACGACGCAGACGTTCTCCCTGCTGCTGGCCGGCATCGCCGCCATCTCCCTGTTGGTGGGAGGCATTGGCATCATGAACATCATGCTGGTGTCGGTGACGGAGCGCACGCGCGAGATTGGCCTGCGCAAGGCCCTGGGCGCCACGGGCATGGACATCATGCTCCAGTTCCTCGTGGAGTCGCTGGTGCTGTGCCTGGCGGGCGGCACGCTGGGCCTGCTGCTGGGCATGGGCGGCGCGGCGATGCTCCAGCGCATGGCCGGGTGGACGGTGGTGGTGGCGCCCGAGGCCATCATCGTGGCCATCGCCTTCTCCGCGACGGTGGGGGTCTTCTTCGGCATCTGGCCGGCGCGGCGCGCGGCGAGCCTCGCGCCCATCGAATCCCTCCGCTACGAGTAG